The Crocosphaera subtropica ATCC 51142 genome includes a window with the following:
- a CDS encoding fatty acid desaturase, with protein MAVSNPITLEQNFDRDTNQAKAYLLPQDVFSKDELAQLNQHSNVKGLVQLLGHLAIIMVTGFVWLDIDNLVIQIPSLIIYGFSIASMFAALHECVHYTAFAYHPFNEIVAWLAGLLSFYNSTFYRAYHIWHHRYTRIERKDPELTDLTPTNLWEYIWIISGIPWWVGKLQTHFLSATGQFQDFPYIRETAKAKIQRSVQLQLLIYLGAIAVSFYYRQAWFFFGWLLPLAVGQPILRCILLAEHTGCTLDANPFANTRTTLTILLIRRLMWNMSFHSEHHFCPSIPFHALGKAHLKLQPHLNNLTHGYLNFNIALIKSFFP; from the coding sequence ATGGCAGTATCAAACCCCATTACTTTAGAACAGAATTTTGATCGGGACACGAATCAGGCTAAGGCTTATCTGTTGCCTCAAGACGTTTTTTCTAAGGATGAACTAGCTCAACTCAATCAACATTCTAACGTTAAGGGTTTGGTTCAGTTGTTGGGACACTTAGCCATCATAATGGTTACTGGTTTCGTTTGGCTAGATATAGACAATCTTGTCATTCAAATTCCCAGCCTCATTATCTATGGATTTAGCATAGCATCCATGTTTGCAGCTTTGCATGAATGTGTTCATTATACTGCTTTTGCCTATCATCCCTTCAATGAGATTGTAGCTTGGTTAGCAGGATTATTATCATTTTACAATAGCACTTTCTATCGTGCTTATCATATCTGGCATCATCGTTATACTCGTATTGAACGTAAAGATCCTGAACTAACGGATTTAACGCCGACTAACCTCTGGGAATATATTTGGATCATAAGTGGTATTCCTTGGTGGGTGGGGAAACTTCAAACCCATTTTCTTTCTGCTACGGGACAGTTTCAAGATTTCCCGTATATTCGAGAAACTGCTAAAGCCAAAATTCAACGCTCCGTGCAACTGCAACTATTGATTTATTTAGGGGCGATTGCGGTATCATTTTATTATCGACAAGCTTGGTTTTTCTTCGGTTGGCTGTTACCTCTGGCTGTAGGACAACCTATACTAAGGTGTATTTTATTGGCTGAACATACAGGCTGTACCTTGGATGCAAATCCTTTCGCTAATACTCGTACCACCTTAACTATTTTACTCATCAGAAGACTGATGTGGAATATGTCATTTCATAGTGAACATCATTTTTGTCCTTCTATTCCGTTTCATGCTTTAGGGAAAGCTCATCTAAAATTACAACCTCACCTCAATAACCTTACCCATGGCTATTTGAATTTCAACATTGCTTTGATTAAAAGCTTCTTCCCATGA
- the purB gene encoding adenylosuccinate lyase translates to MIERYTLPEMGQLWTDSYKLKTWLQVEIAVCEAQAELGYIPKEAVAEIKEKANFDPQRVLEIEEEVRHDVIAFLTNVNEYVGDAGRYIHLGLTSSDVLDTALALQLVASLNLILERLEELIQALRYQAQQHRNTVMVGRSHGIHAEPITFGFKLAGWLAEVLRNRERLVNLRSTISVGKISGAVGTYANVDPRVEALSCQYLGLEPDTASTQVISRDRHAEFVQQLALLASSVERFAVEIRNLQRTDVLEVEEYFSKGQKGSSAMPHKRNPIRSERLTGIARIIRSYTVAALENVALWHERDISHSSVERVMLPDTCILTHFMLKEITNLVKNLLVYPDNMKRNMNVYGGVIFSQRVLLTLVEKGMSREEAYKVVQKCAHEAWNKEEGNFHDLVCQNTQVTQYLSADDIEKCFDPQHHLKNLDAVYQRLGI, encoded by the coding sequence GTGATTGAACGTTATACCTTGCCAGAAATGGGCCAACTGTGGACAGATAGCTATAAGCTGAAAACTTGGTTACAAGTCGAAATTGCAGTTTGTGAGGCACAAGCAGAATTAGGTTACATTCCCAAAGAAGCCGTAGCAGAGATTAAGGAAAAGGCTAATTTTGACCCACAACGAGTGTTAGAAATTGAAGAAGAAGTGCGTCATGATGTGATTGCCTTTCTGACCAATGTTAATGAATATGTAGGGGATGCTGGCCGTTATATCCATTTAGGATTAACCAGTTCTGATGTTCTTGATACCGCTTTAGCGTTGCAATTGGTAGCTAGTTTAAACCTGATTTTAGAACGTCTTGAAGAATTGATCCAAGCCTTACGTTATCAAGCGCAACAGCATCGTAACACTGTCATGGTGGGGCGATCGCATGGTATTCACGCTGAACCCATTACCTTCGGGTTTAAGTTGGCGGGATGGTTGGCTGAAGTGTTACGCAACCGAGAACGATTAGTTAACTTACGCAGTACCATTAGTGTGGGTAAGATATCCGGTGCTGTGGGAACTTACGCCAATGTTGATCCTAGGGTAGAAGCCTTATCCTGTCAGTATTTGGGGTTAGAACCCGATACCGCCTCGACTCAAGTAATATCCCGCGATCGCCATGCCGAGTTTGTGCAACAATTAGCTTTATTAGCCTCTTCTGTAGAACGGTTTGCTGTAGAAATTAGAAACTTACAACGCACCGATGTGTTAGAAGTAGAAGAATACTTTTCTAAAGGGCAAAAAGGGTCTTCTGCAATGCCTCACAAACGTAACCCCATTCGTTCGGAACGGTTAACGGGTATTGCCCGTATTATTAGAAGTTATACGGTAGCCGCCCTAGAAAATGTTGCTTTATGGCATGAAAGGGACATTTCCCATAGTTCGGTAGAACGGGTAATGTTACCGGATACCTGTATTTTGACCCATTTTATGTTGAAAGAAATTACTAATTTAGTTAAAAATTTATTAGTCTATCCTGACAACATGAAACGGAATATGAATGTTTATGGTGGGGTTATTTTTAGTCAACGGGTATTACTCACTTTAGTTGAAAAAGGCATGAGTCGAGAAGAGGCTTACAAAGTGGTGCAGAAATGCGCCCATGAAGCTTGGAATAAAGAGGAGGGTAATTTTCATGATTTAGTCTGTCAAAATACTCAGGTAACGCAATATCTTTCGGCTGACGACATCGAAAAATGTTTCGATCCTCAACATCATTTAAAAAATTTAGATGCTGTTTATCAACGGTTAGGAATATAA
- a CDS encoding TVP38/TMEM64 family protein — translation MKVLKFTVMVALVILVIWLVNHYGITQLREQVKELGVWAPLGIFLLRFTSVVIPALPGTAYSVLSGGLLGFTQGLLVICIADLLSCSLSFFLSRRYGRTLVKRVVGARFIDRIDRLSQHHLEQNFFLLTGCLMTGFFDFVCYGVGLTKAPWTKFAPALVISIAISNPPIVALGAGLLEGGKLLLGLALVGVFVLAIITGLVQRTQPSHSSK, via the coding sequence ATGAAAGTGTTAAAGTTTACAGTAATGGTAGCTTTGGTAATTTTGGTGATTTGGCTGGTTAACCATTACGGTATCACACAGTTACGGGAGCAAGTCAAAGAGTTAGGAGTGTGGGCCCCGTTAGGAATTTTTCTGTTACGCTTTACGAGTGTGGTGATTCCTGCGTTACCTGGAACAGCCTATTCAGTTTTATCTGGAGGATTATTGGGCTTTACACAGGGTCTTTTAGTCATTTGTATTGCTGATTTACTCTCTTGTTCGTTAAGCTTCTTTTTATCGAGACGATACGGCCGTACCTTAGTCAAGAGAGTGGTAGGAGCAAGATTTATTGACCGAATTGATCGCTTAAGTCAGCATCACCTAGAACAGAATTTTTTCTTGCTCACCGGATGTTTAATGACAGGATTTTTTGATTTTGTTTGCTACGGGGTAGGATTAACAAAAGCACCCTGGACTAAATTTGCCCCTGCATTGGTGATAAGTATTGCCATTTCTAACCCTCCCATTGTCGCCTTGGGTGCTGGACTATTAGAAGGGGGTAAACTCTTGTTAGGGTTAGCTTTGGTCGGGGTTTTTGTCCTTGCTATTATCACAGGATTAGTACAGCGTACTCAACCTTCTCATTCTAGCAAATAG
- a CDS encoding DUF937 domain-containing protein has product MWILSYPNRPLHKVPNSLSLYKKKNMSLFDQVLSAINEPAKQANPTQLSQIINMVEQLSQVRDVNEQKSQVITSIVGKYVRSALKEKQQTQGIEEAEAVIEKYGGTSPNADAVNAVMTPQKQQQMAQEVATSTGLNRDVIESMLPTLIPIILQFLQTGATIVKNPGQRNNSVLQSFLDTDGDQDVDIADALSLAKRFLSN; this is encoded by the coding sequence ATGTGGATTTTATCTTATCCTAATCGTCCCCTTCACAAAGTTCCCAATTCCCTGTCACTTTATAAAAAGAAAAACATGAGTTTATTTGACCAAGTTCTTAGTGCCATCAATGAGCCAGCCAAACAAGCGAATCCGACGCAACTCTCACAAATTATCAATATGGTAGAACAGTTATCTCAGGTTAGGGATGTCAATGAGCAAAAAAGTCAAGTCATTACTTCAATTGTCGGCAAATATGTGAGGTCTGCTTTAAAAGAAAAACAGCAAACCCAAGGAATTGAAGAAGCTGAAGCCGTTATCGAAAAGTATGGCGGAACTTCGCCCAATGCAGACGCAGTTAACGCTGTCATGACTCCTCAAAAACAACAACAGATGGCACAAGAAGTCGCAACTTCAACCGGACTTAATAGGGACGTGATTGAATCGATGCTACCCACTCTCATTCCTATCATTCTACAATTTTTGCAAACAGGAGCAACCATTGTTAAGAATCCAGGGCAGCGAAACAATTCTGTTCTCCAAAGTTTTCTTGATACCGATGGAGACCAAGATGTCGATATCGCTGATGCTCTGTCTTTGGCTAAGAGATTTCTCTCTAATTAA
- a CDS encoding DUF3598 family protein, with protein MAENNWENFLKNLGEWKGSFTKISPQGEILDSTLSIINLEGLENNKLIKFRLRRFGGNSYDETPTQDYEQDYRNLGRQIIFFETGTFSKGAFQLAPFAEFGSEFGFIKGDRRLRCVLLYDRQNEFSSITLIREFRRGSNAEERPQLTIDQLLGKWQGTAYTAYPDLRPTDKFDTSLEVKQIDNKTIEQKLSFSGTTLSSTAQIEENKLVFDKGDSPRQILLLPDGTSTNAPSKLELRKPFFLEVGWLVNENERQRLIRNYDATGAWSSSTLVIEHKVD; from the coding sequence ATGGCTGAAAACAACTGGGAAAATTTCTTAAAAAATTTAGGAGAATGGAAAGGATCTTTTACTAAAATTTCTCCTCAAGGTGAGATTCTTGATTCTACCCTTTCTATTATCAATTTAGAAGGCTTAGAAAACAATAAATTAATTAAATTTCGTTTGCGCCGTTTTGGGGGTAATAGTTATGATGAAACCCCGACTCAAGACTATGAACAAGATTATCGAAATTTAGGGAGACAAATTATTTTCTTTGAGACGGGAACCTTCTCTAAAGGAGCATTTCAACTCGCACCTTTTGCTGAGTTTGGGTCAGAGTTTGGTTTTATTAAAGGCGATCGCCGTTTACGGTGTGTGTTACTTTATGATCGTCAAAATGAATTTTCTAGTATTACTTTAATTCGAGAATTTCGTAGGGGAAGTAATGCCGAAGAACGACCGCAATTAACTATAGATCAACTATTAGGAAAATGGCAAGGAACTGCTTACACTGCATATCCTGACCTCCGACCTACAGATAAGTTTGACACAAGTTTAGAAGTGAAACAAATTGATAATAAAACAATAGAACAAAAATTAAGTTTTTCAGGAACAACCTTGAGTTCAACGGCACAAATTGAAGAGAATAAGCTAGTTTTTGATAAAGGTGACAGTCCCCGACAAATTTTATTGTTACCGGATGGAACCTCGACTAATGCACCGTCAAAATTAGAATTAAGAAAGCCTTTCTTTTTAGAAGTGGGTTGGTTAGTGAATGAAAACGAACGGCAAAGATTAATCCGTAATTACGACGCAACTGGTGCATGGAGTAGTTCAACTTTGGTCATTGAACATAAGGTTGATTAG
- a CDS encoding PEP-CTERM sorting domain-containing protein: MRSVPKPLTILGAGNAISFGVTFKHKLTKTKNQNQKS; encoded by the coding sequence GTGAGAAGTGTACCTAAACCCTTAACTATATTGGGTGCAGGCAATGCTATCAGTTTTGGTGTAACCTTCAAACACAAACTTACTAAGACTAAGAACCAGAACCAAAAATCCTAA
- a CDS encoding carbon dioxide-concentrating mechanism protein: MTSLAKSNHRYAPQPRMKSSHLPSDSALGLISTHSFPAIVGTADMMLKSADVTLVGYEKIGSGHCTAIVRGKVANVRLAVEEGAKTAEKFGQLISKLVIARPMPNLEAVFPIGSHLVEIAQQQQGYSRLSNRSIGLLETRGFPAMVGAADAMLKSADVQLASYEIIGDGLCTAIIRGSVANVAVAIEAGMHEAEKIGELHAMMVIPRLLEDLEHTLPVASYWRDETEPLPILMPTPVKQRQRELIALPELEKKPLIMKKPAEIEEIVEIEEENP, translated from the coding sequence ATGACAAGCCTTGCCAAGTCTAACCACCGTTACGCCCCACAACCCCGCATGAAATCATCTCACTTACCCAGTGATAGCGCACTTGGCCTTATTTCTACCCATAGTTTTCCTGCCATTGTGGGAACCGCCGACATGATGCTTAAATCAGCAGATGTTACCTTAGTCGGCTATGAAAAAATTGGTAGTGGACACTGCACCGCCATTGTGCGGGGTAAAGTGGCTAATGTTCGTCTTGCTGTAGAAGAAGGGGCAAAAACCGCCGAAAAGTTCGGCCAATTAATTTCTAAGTTGGTCATTGCTCGTCCCATGCCTAATCTAGAGGCGGTTTTTCCCATCGGTAGTCATTTAGTAGAAATTGCTCAACAACAACAGGGTTACAGTCGTCTCAGCAATCGTTCTATTGGCCTCCTCGAAACTAGAGGCTTTCCGGCTATGGTTGGGGCTGCGGATGCCATGTTAAAGTCGGCTGATGTTCAGTTGGCCTCTTACGAAATTATTGGGGATGGACTTTGTACGGCCATTATTCGTGGCTCAGTAGCTAATGTTGCTGTGGCCATTGAAGCCGGAATGCACGAAGCTGAGAAAATTGGGGAATTACACGCTATGATGGTCATTCCTAGACTCTTAGAAGATTTAGAGCATACCTTACCAGTAGCCAGTTACTGGCGTGATGAGACAGAACCTCTACCCATATTAATGCCTACACCAGTCAAACAACGTCAACGGGAATTAATTGCTTTACCAGAATTAGAGAAAAAGCCCTTAATTATGAAAAAGCCGGCCGAAATAGAGGAAATTGTGGAAATTGAAGAGGAAAATCCTTAA